The genome window GTAATATTAGTCAATTTCTGTCCTTAATGTTTTTCCTAATGTCAAAAATATAGTCCCTAACCACAAGTAACaattacttttttatttaaaaatttctatcccacctttccactTGGATACCCAAAGCAGTAACCATCAGAAAACAGCATGTAAAATATTGTGCTAAATAATTCAATAAAGACACGTAAACAGACTAATATACAACATGCATATTTTGTTGTAGGTTTGCTTACCTGGAAAACGAATtccttgtggggggaggggcacaaatgTATGCGAGCTTTTAATTTCCCATGGGGAGGGATAGAGGGGCAGAGGAGATGGGCACATTGCTTCTCAGGGAGGTGAAAAAGCATGAATTGCATTAGCAGATTAAAGGTTTCTAGAATATAGGTTTTCTGCACAGCTAAGTATTTTTCACTTGATTTAATTCTGTTTAATCTCACCCATTCTTCACTTGATTTAATTCTGTTTAATCTCACCCAAGAGGTGGATGGGTCCCCTCCCATTTTTATCTTCCTAACAACCCTTGAGAGATGTTAGGCTGAAACAATGGCCCAGGTTCACCCATTGACCTTTATAGCAGAGTGAGAATTGGAACTCAGCTTCCCTGGGTGCAATTCTGACATTCTTAACTATTGTACCACactactgctgggtgaccttgggctagtcacagttctttggagctctctcagtcccacctacttcccagggtgtttgttatgaggggggaagggaaaggagtttgtaagcccctttgagtttcctataggagagaaaggggggatataaatccaaacttttctttttcttctacttcttgAAAGCTACAAAATGGAGCCTAGCATTTATGTGAGTGGTGTCTTTATGTGAGTGGTGAGTGGTCTCTTTATTCTCTAAGAATATAGAAGCTATGCTCATTTACACCTAAGTTTTGTAGTGAAGTGTTAGATCTACTTTAGACAAAGTTTGGTTGGAGCCTTTATTGAAAGACTAAATACAGAACTGGCAAGTTGGACTTTCTAAATAATTCAGTAGAGTAATCTTAGAATGGTATGTTTTGGTTGTTTGAGTAAGATGGGAGAGAAGTTGGAAAAAGTTGTATCAAGAGTTTGTTGTCTAGAAATacaactttttttcccttcttccccaggTTTTGAATGAAGAATGTGATCAAAATTGGTACAAGGCAGAACTCAACGGCAAAGATGGCTTCATTCCCAAAAACTATATTGAAATGAAACCACATCCGTAAGTATAAAATGGTAACTTATGTTTTTCTGGTACACATTCTGTTTGTTGTAGCAGAAGGGGTACTAGAGCTTTCCCCCTTTTGTGGAGAAGCAAAATGTCAAACTTTGAAAGTAAACAAATCCCTACTGTAGAGGTTGACAGaagtgagattttaaaaaggtATCTTAATACTAGGGACCTTATCATGAAGTTGACCAAGATGTAGTTCAGTAACTACTGTTTTATAAATAACCATGAGACTACTTTATAACACAGGTTCTTAATAGGAAATTCTGCTTGGTATAGAAAACTAGTGTTGGTATAGAGAACAGTTCAGCTGTAGTAAAGTACTCTGAAGTCCTGTTTATGTCAGCACAAGAGACCAGGTATGTGCCTTCTGAATTATCCACATCAAAAATATGTCTCCATGAATCTGAGAGTATATTCTTGTATAGCGTCATTCAACCATATAGTAACTATGTTTTTGGTGTCAGAGATGCCATCAAGCTAAATTAATGTAGAGTGAAGCTAATAGAAATGCCAGTTGTTGGTATTAGCCACAACGAAATGGATCATGTGTTCTCATTCAGTGCATTCAGTGTAAGCCTTGCAGGATCAGCAGGAATACCCagatttttgttgctgttctgaTTAGATTTGCCTTACCCAACACAGTGTTTTTGGTGGTGCTGTGGCAATTGGCCCAGCTTGAACTATTCAAAAACAAACTTGTGTGAACGTTACACATTTCATTCATGTCTGTACCCATTTAGTTGGCATTCTTTTTCTGATATACTTGTAGAAAAGCTATAAGCCCGGTTTGCCAGGGGAGGATGGGCATAAATTAAATTGAACAAGCAAACACATAAATAATATGGTTGACTGTTAGATTCTGATTGGTCAGAGTGACTTTGATTAAAGAATAGGGCAGGAGTTCCCAATATGGTGCTTGTGGGCAAAAccagcacctttcctggtgcccatatTGTGTTAACGCCCCACTCCCCAAAGAAGCCCCTTTAGCAGTCCCTTTAGGGTGGATCCAATACAAAATCACTGGAAGAAGGAATTTCTGGCAGAGCGAAATTTCTCTACCTTCCCTCTACTGGAGCCCCACATGCCCCCCAGAACATTCCCCTTGGGTGAGAAGACCCCAGGAACAGAATGAAACAGGAGTCAGAGGTCTTctgtgagagagggggggaatGAGCAAAAATGCCCTTCTCCTTCCATCAGTGGATTGATCAGGTGTGGAAGTGTAATAATCCAATGTCTTTGGCATTCCATTCTTTGTAATGTGTTGTTGAAATGTATTACTTTATCAATATAAGTGGCTGGTCTGTGACTCGATCCTGAATACATCATCAGTGCATAAACTGCTTTACAGAgcaataaaagtaaaaaaaaatccctctgagCTTACAACCCAATTGACTGTAGTGGAGGGAACAGGACGAGAGACAGGCAAGGTTAACAGAAAGAATGTGTGCCAGCGTGGGTACACTGGGTTCCCGCCCTCCACTGAagaaagtttgaagccttccatTAGTAGACTCAGCAAATGTCTCCAGGTGCCAATAAGATTTTTGGACATTTGCTAAGGACTCAGAACAGTTGCCCTATTCAGTGCACTCCACTCTGGTTTCGCTGAATTCAAACGCTAATTCAGTTGTGATGACAAAGTCCTCCAGCTTCGTAATCTTCCACACCACATCTTTGAGTGCCTCCATTTATCAGGGAGAAATGGCTTTTAGGCATCATAAATGGGCCTAGTTAATGCAGTCGAACGCATCACAACCTCGGGCTGTCTTTTCATTTAACACAGTGTATAATCTTTGGCTTCCAAACCGTTTGCGTTGCCCATCAGTAAAAGAGCACGCTGTGGTTTTGAATTGGCTGGCTCCGGTAATGAGGAAGCATGCCTAAATTACATACCGCTGACATGCTTCACATGCTGATTGTGAAACAAGTCAGGCTCTGCATAACATGGCTCCATAGCGACTGGCCACATATTCCAGGGTTCCATGGTGATAATTGGCTGTAAATTGTGGTTGTAGATCTAGCTGAGCCAGGAACTTAGGAGAGGGAGCGACAGTATCTCCGTAGGacactggctgaatcccacagCTGCAACAGGGTCTTTCATTCACTTTCACAAACTTCAGCCTCCAGCATGATCATTTTGAAAAAGCCGCTGTTTTATCTGTCTTTAagtacatgtttttaaaaagcgagTTGTCTCAGCCAGACATGCTGCTGTCACGGAATACTAAGACATTTTGAAATCCATGTACAGATCTTCTCTTATAACCTTGCAGATTACATCATTCTTGAGTAGTGTGAACAATTCATATATTTGAAGGGAGGCTCTGTTTTTGAAAGATTAAACCATATTATGCAGCACATATAAAAACCAGCCTGCTTTGTGGCAATTCCTACACTCTCTGGTAGTGAAAGTGAAATTGGAGGTTGAAAACATGCAGCTCTTATTTGCAATGCAGTCATTGGAATCAGTCACCAACTTTGTGTGCTTCCCATTGTGTctagtgtttttaaaaactcctaCAGAGTAAACATGGTGATGAATTCCATATTCAGTGCTGCCAACTCTCTTCAAAGAGAAGATAAACATTTAAGATAGATTTATGTGACCTCCCTTCCATAAAAATAGGTCAGATCCCACTGTATGTCAGTGTAATGCACAGGCAGTTCCCTCATTCTCCTTCCAGACCCAGAAAGTCGATTCCCGAGGTCACAGGACCTATGTGGATTAATAGCCGTGCAAGCCGGGAAGCTgcaatgggaagggggaaggggatgaaATTGCTCTTTATGCCACTTCTTCTAGCGGCACTGCACTGATGGAAGAGGAGATCGCCTTCCCCTGCTCCGCCACCTCCCAGCCCACAATGCTGTTAATCCACATGGACCCTGTGACCCTGGGAATGGATTTTTCTGGGTGGGAGAGGGTGAACACTGGAAAAAGTCATTAGCCTTGCATCTGTAGGTTGACTTAAGCCAGGGGATTGCCAGTTACTAAAATTGGTAAggcttggaaaaaaaaaacaagtctaGTGGCACTTAAGAGACTAACAGTTTATCCCAGCCTAATTTTTGAGAAtcagagttcacttcatcagatgtatccATAAAGGACAGTTTATTCCTGATTTCATTGGCTCTGAAACCGTACTGCCAAACTGTAAATTTATCCAGTGCTGCTCCCCTCATTTCACTCATCTTACGTTCAGCAATATAATCATGAAAAGGTAGTAAATCTGTTTCCATTAGGCAAAAAAGCATTCACATCCTCTTTCTGTCGGGTGTTTTTCTGACTTGGTTGCAAATTGTTGTAAAAGCACTTACCATTAGAAATTAGAAGTTAACTACTGTGGATTTCACCAAAGTTCAGTTGATTATGTCTGGTGAAATTGTTTTCCAGCAGTGCAAATATCCAAACTTGTCTCTTCCGTGGAGTTTGAATTGCATTTAATTTTCACCATTCTGTACAGGTGGTTTTTTGGGAAAATTCCCCGATTAAAGGCAGAGGAGATGTTGGGCAAACAGAGACATGACGGTGCCTTCCTCATCCGGGAGAGTGAGAGCGCTCCTGGGGACTTCTCCCTTTCAGTCAAGTGAGTACTGCAGCTTGATGTACATTCTGCACCCGACCCCAGGGAGTTTAAGCACATTTGAATTGCTTTTCTAAGTTGTATAATTTTTGCCCCAAAACCTAGAGCTCTTTTCTGTCTGCAGAATTTGGGGTACCCAGTTTAGCTGTGATGTAAGAAAGTCTGTAACTCTGTAACTTAtctccaactctggcgcttcagatgttcatggccatgccagcaggggctgatgggaattgtagtctctgaacatctgaagtgccagagttggacacccctgccttgcaTAATTATCAAGCAGCGATATTGGATGCTTACTTATTGACCTGAATGCTGTTTCTCCTTTTTCCCTTGTTGCTAAATGTTTTCCTTCTTGGAGCTCTGGCTTTTTTTTAGCTTTTTGCTTTCACTGCTCAGACTGGTGAAATTGAGAATACCTTTCACAAATACATTATTAACTCATCCTTTCTGGGAGAATTGGCATCTTGATCACAATATTCTACATTTTAAACACTTACAGGAGTAAAAGATTGATTCTGAtaagataactttttaaaattttcatgaaTACCCCTCTGGTTCAAAGCATTGTTATTTTTGGCTTCGTCACATGAGACACTTAACTCAGAAGTAGCCCGCAGCGATTGATGTGTTTACAAAAAAGGTGCAGTGGCTTGAGAGGTCCATTCAAAAGGTTTGGTTACAAATTTGGCAGTAGACAGACAGGAAAAATGGATATTCTCCTCCTGCCAAGCTCTGCCATGCAGTCTCACAAAGATTCTCAAATATTACTATCTTAAGTGTGGGAGGCtttgtttttaactgaaaatattttctcaGAAATGCTATTTTGTTCTCAGGTTCCCCAAGATAATTCACTCTTACGCAGTAATAGGTAAATCTTTGGTAGAAATTATAGTACCAGGAGTTAGGAGTAACAAGAAACAAAATACTCGTTTCAGACAGCTTATATCTTTACCACAGAAACAGTCATGCATTTGTGAGTATTGAGCACCACTGACACCTACTGATTTCTGGTAGCACAGTACTGCCCCCTGCTGTTCAAATGTCTGTTAAGTTCACATTTGCTTGCCTCTGGCTCAGGTAATATTAGCCAGGTAAGGGGCATAGCCcagcgattctcaacctgtgggtcgcgacccctttgggggtcgaacgaccctttcacaggggtcgcctaagactctctgcatcagtgttctccatctgtaaaatggataaatgttagggttgggggtcaccacaacatgaggaacattATTaaagggaaggttgagaaccactggtatagcctGATATGTTTGTAACAACACAAAACCACACCTGTTGTGCATCATACCTTAAAAGCTGGAGATGATGCTAAGTTTGGATGTGTTATTGTCTTCCCATCTTCTTAGATTTGGCAACGATGTGCAACACTTCAAAGTGCTTCGAGATGGGGCTGGCAAGTACTTCCTCTGGGTGGTAAAGTTCAGTTCTCTGAATGAGTTAGTAGACTATCACAGATCAACCTCTGTCTCCAGGAATCAGCAGATATTCCTCCGGGACATTGAGCAGGTGCCTCAGGTAAGGGGAGCACAAGTTACtgtatttgtatcctgccttcttTCTATCATGAAACCTAAGGCACTCCTAGCGAGGGAGGAAGCAACATTCAGATATTCTGTACTTGTCAATCATAATTATTTATACATCTGTGTTCAAGTTTTTAAGCTGTATTGTTTAGAATGTTAGGTTTTACATTAACTTTCTGTTTGGTTTAAGAGTGCACTTGTTGAAGATAGGTCCCCtctgcaagcaccaggttattactGGCCCACAGGTGACATTGCATCGCAACATTTACTCAGCAGACTgtatttatgggatggtttgccattcccttcccagttgtctacactttacccctgcaagctgggtactcattttatcaaccctATAAGGATGGAAGTCTGGGTCAAGTGAACTCATATGCTAGCATACGTACACCACTCAAAAACTCTGATAACTCCTTGTGCTGATTTCAAGGAGCGTCAAATAAAATGCATAAACCAAATTATTCAGACCTGCATGTTTTTAATCTTGTCAGTATTATAGTCAATTCTGATGGGTGTGTTCTGGAAACCTCAGAGTCTAGACGGGCAAAGATGGAACTTGTCACTCA of Sphaerodactylus townsendi isolate TG3544 linkage group LG03, MPM_Stown_v2.3, whole genome shotgun sequence contains these proteins:
- the GRB2 gene encoding growth factor receptor-bound protein 2 — its product is MEAIAKYDFKATADDELSFKRGDVLKVLNEECDQNWYKAELNGKDGFIPKNYIEMKPHPWFFGKIPRLKAEEMLGKQRHDGAFLIRESESAPGDFSLSVKFGNDVQHFKVLRDGAGKYFLWVVKFSSLNELVDYHRSTSVSRNQQIFLRDIEQVPQQPTYVQALFDFDPQEEGELGFRRGDFIQVLDNSDPNWWKGACHGQTGMFPRNYVTPVNQNI